A region of the Phaeodactylum tricornutum CCAP 1055/1 chromosome 1, whole genome shotgun sequence genome:
TACGTACAATTCAGGTCGGGCCAGGAGAAGACGAAAGCGACAagaacaaaagaaactgtTTTTGCAGCAAAAGCTTTTGCGCAAAGAAGCTGCAAAGGAAAGTATCGATGAAACGGACACGAGGCGAATAATAGATATCGTGTTCCCGAATCCGTACCGATACGAcaaaaaagaggaaaaagaTAAAATGAAATGGCCAAAAGACTTGAAAACAGTCTGGCTCATTATTTCGGATGCTGTGACCCAATACCGGCTGACTTGGGAAGGATTCTTCTCGAGTCGTGGCTTGCTCGTGGAAACCCCGGAAGAGAGCAGTACGAATGGATTGACTGCGTCGGCGCTGCAGAGAGACGCTGAGAGCAAGAAAAACGAGATTGTACGAAACGCCAAAAAGAATGCATTATTCGTCCAGGATGAAGCCTTGGAACTACGAAAAGAAGTTCGCGAGCGAACTGGCATCAATAGTTCTGAAGATTTAAAACGATATGCTGCTGAAGCGATGCAACTCATGTCGACATCACTGAAAGAGTTCATGGCTGGTTATCGTAAGGGACGCGATGACGAAGTCGAAAAGATGCTGACCGAATACTTTCAGGACTTGAAGAAAAAATTCAGCAAACCTAGGAGACGTAAACGAAAGCGAAGAGTGCTTAAACGATAACGCGCTCTGATAATTATCTTCCAGAAAACCCGCCTTGAAATTTGTTTTTGAGACCTTCTACTGCACCTCCCAGTACCATATTCAACGCGTTTTTATCCACTCGTCGTCCCGAATCCAAATCATTATCCCGGTTCCACTTCCACGActtgttgtcgtcggcgtcggccGCCACTTCAGCCTTTCTTTGACGATGTTGCTCCACTAGGGATGGACCTCGTGCATCAGAATGGGCTTGCATGATAGAATCCATTTCAGCTTGAATATCTGGATTGACGGGTAAAACTCTCGTGTCAAGTGCAGACTTACTTTCGCCCCGAAATGTTCGGCTTTTCAGAGCTTGTCCAGACTTGATAGAACTAAGAAAGTCGAATTTACCTGGAACAAGCATCCACTCCTCTCGAATCGATGGATCTGTTTCCCGGACAACAGCAATGCCTTTGACTTGCTGCATTTCAACGTCGCGCAATTTTGCCTCCGCTAAGATTGCCTCTGTAGAATAGGCCGATTCTTTCGACTGTGCTCCTAGCGGAGCTGgtccttcgtcgtcgctcgaGTCCTGCTCACCCTCCTTGTTCTTTCCCATTTGGTCTAATTTCTCATAATCGGTGGGATTCAGTAACGGACCTTTTAAAGGACGGCGGTCATTCATAGCCCGCGCTGCAAACGAAGTGCATGCATATACAATCAAATTCAGCTGTCGCAAGGCTTCTTCAGTGCCATCTTCAGGTAGCCCGTATCCGTAGATTGGCTCAGAAATTTCGTTTTCCTCGCTGTCAGAGTCTTCAATTTCTGCCTTTTCCAGTCCACATTGCTGCAAAAGAGACTCCAAAGACTCTTTAAGATTTTTGTCCGGTAATCCATCTAGCGCAACGTTCTCCCCATTCATTATCATTTTGCAGAGAACAATCAAGTCGTTTTGCAACCCTTTGTCCTTTGAAGTGCCCAGGATAGATTCTGCTTTACTTGTCAGGACTTTGTCTATTTTTGACTGACGGCTTGACGACTTTTGGTGCTTTACAATTGCCTTGTCCTCTCTCCTTTCTTCGACTTTCTCAAACTTGACAATGGAATCTATCGTTAGGCCGGTTTGATCCAGTATTGTTCGAATTACTTTCACGAGGACTAATTCTGTATTACTGTTGCCCCCGGTGGACCTTTCCAAATCCATGCACCAAAAGAGTCCCGATGCATTCCAAAAGCCTCCAAATGCTCAAATAGATTCTCAAGAGAGGTCGCGGCACTCCTGTCGGTCATTGAAGTCAAGTCGAATGATGCCCCTCCTCCTAGACGGACCAACATAATAGGAAGATCAGTAGCCATTAAAGGGTGCAACTCCAACACGTTAAACAGCGCATCGGCAAGTTGAGCATTTCGACGCAAGGGATCCGAGTCTCCAATGCTCCGCTCCCCGTCTCtgcgtttcttttctttccgACAACCCCTTTTACTTTCTTTTTTATGCCgctttctttctttgggTCGGTAATCGTCAGATGAGATGTGCGACTCTTGCCTGtggcttttctttttgtgtcGGTTTTCATTACGGTATTTGTGTTTTTTTGACGAGCGACGGTCATCTTTCCTTCTGCTTTCCAGCGAGCTGTCACTCGTTCGTTCATCCATTGTTATAGGCAGGACTTCCACTAAAACATCAAGAACGAtttttttttctcttttggaaatgggGTGCTGCTTTTGTTTTACATTACACTCACTGTCGCAGTCAGGCAACTTTTTAGGCTGTGCTACAGTTAGCGTAGACGGAGAGACCAGAACGAAAACCCGGAGATGCCTGGCAAATATACTTTTCTGGAGACCTGGCCGGAACTAtgtcactcacagtcacagtcaatgtgcGCCTCCAACCCTGGGTCTCTTACTGTTCTCGATTCACTGATGGAAATATTTTCTACCTCAATCATCTGACAATTTCGGCTTATTCATAGTAGATCTGTTCATCTATGTAAACTTGATTATGCTACTTTTTCTAAAAGTGCGGAAACTGTTTCCAAAACGGCTTGCGGCAAATTTCCACCTCCCGCCATTTCGCTTAATTGATAGCCACCTTCAAGGCCAATGACGATGGAAGGCATTCGATCTGGTCGAGTGTTGGCCAGATGCTCATACAATCGGCTCGTCATCTTACCAAAGTCTGCTGCTGTCAGGCAAGCACTAGCAAGATCATCGCTATCGAGAGCATCATAGCCCGCGCATACAATGACAACGTCCGGTTCCCATTTGCCTGGTTCACAAGCAAAATGAATGGCTTTTTCGAACAATTGCTCGTAACCACAAGTCCAACTGGTTTCTGGTGGCATGGGAATTGTATACACGTTTTCGTGCTTACCTTCTACCGTTAGCTTTTCTCCCATATATGGAAAGGCAGGACTTTGGTGAATTGAAACGTATCGAGCTCGAGGACAATTTTCGAGAATATCGGCAACGCCCTGGCCATAGTGTACATCCCAGTCAATGACGCTCACACGTTTGTTGGGGTCCTGGAGGACGTGCAACGCGGCGGCAGCGCCAAAATTAAAAATACAAAAGCCATTCGAGACACTCTTTGTCGCGTGATGACCCGGTGGTCTCGTCAAAGCCATACTCGCACTGCCTGAGGAAGCGGCGACCAGGTCAACGGCACGAATCCAGGCGGCCGTGGCGCGCAAGCAAACATCAAACGACTCGGTAGTTAAGAATGTGTCGCCGTCGATGTACCCCATATGCCCTAGCGCATTTTTACTTTCATCCAGCCGACGCTGCTTGGAACTTCGGCATCGTTCTTCCAACTGAGAGACGAGGTCCTCGGTGTGTGCTTGGTGTAGCATGGCCTTGGCGTGAGCCAGTTCCTCGTCCGAAAATGGAAAATAAGTGACCTTGACATCATCGATGTGGGTCCAGTCGGAAGTGGCGACATCGATGAGTTCCAGGCGATCTCCTACTTGGGATTTGTATTTACTCAAAGCCTTCAAGCAAGCGGTGATCCGTTCGGGTTGCTCGGGGTGGTAGCGGAGATCTCTGTGAAGATGATTGGTAGAATCAAATAAAACAGGGACGTTTGGCTTGGAAAAAGCTAAGGCAGCATAAGGAATCACCCCCAAGACGACCCAAACTGACGGCAGCGCATTAAAGAACACCATCATGGTGAGATACTTTCGGCGCCAAAAGGTGGCGCCGGCTGTGGCCAGAATTATGTGCCGGGAAGCATGAGAATACGACGCGGTCATGGTGGGAAAGGGAGTGAGACGCGCACAACTTGATACTGCGAGGGAAACTGGAACATCCCGCGAGGGACTCGTATGTCCGTCGTCCAACAATATCGGAATCCGTATTTTGATTCAGTCGTAAAGTCTGCCAACCAGCCGTTCCCTTAACTGCCAGTGATACACCCCCGCCAACCAACTGGCTTCCTTACATTTGCTTTGCATGATTCCTCCCCGGTGCCGCCCATTGATTCTGACATTCAACTTCTAATAAAGCAAGCTAATATGGGAAAATCTACAAAACGAGAGCGCAAATTCAACGCCAAGGGCGGGATGAAAACTGCTTTGGACAAAGGAACTGTCacgaaaaaaggaaagctTCGCAAGCGCAAAAAGCAGACGGTGCCCAGCAATCTTTcgagcaacagcaaaaggcCAGCGGAGACTACAGAGAATTTAACTAGTCACCCTGATGACTTTACTAGTAGAGAAAACCTAGGGGACCTGGATCTGGACGATTTCTTTGCCACTGTGGCCGAATCGATTgaaaaggaggaagaagaaaattcAGTGTCTTCAGTCGAGGGCGAAGCTGACTTGGAGTCCGATGACGAGCAAGCAGTTGGAGCAAGCAAGAAACCCAAACAGGAGGACTCCGTATCTGACAGCGACAGAAGTAAcagcgatgacgaagacgtcGATAACGCCGAAGCCCGAATGAAGGAAGAGatggcaaaaatggaaaaagcGGACCCGGACTTTCACaaatttttgaaagaaaatgagGAATCACTTCTCGAGTTCGGTGATGCTCACGGGGAAAATGGTGAAGACAACGTAGATACGGAAACGTTGGACGACGAGGTGATTGagaatgaaaaagaaggggAACACCGCAAAGGACAACCGGCTGTGGTTTTGACGCCTGTAGTCCTAAAGGCGCTCTATCAGGGTACTTTTGTTTCCCACGGTGTCACAAGCTTAAAAAAGCTGGTCAGCGCGTACAGGGCAGCTTGTCATTTAGCCGATAGTACGTCCGAGGACGACAAAAAGGCACCACGAGAAGACGGAAAGGACTATATCATTGAATCGTCGAAAGTATTTGATCAACTGATGCTTCTTTGTTTGAACAGATGCCACGAAGAGTTTCGCTTTCATCTTCTCGGTGAAGAAAAAGCAGAGAACGAAGAGGAGATTACAATAGAAACAACAAGGCAAGAGTCGGATGAGAACAAGCCAATCAATCCTTCAAAGCTGTCTAAATCTGGAAAATGGGACAATATTCGCCCGATTATTCTCTCTTTCTTCCGATCAACGCTTCACGTATTGGATGAAGCCAAGGAGCCGGAACTCGTCACTGTGATTGTGAAGGCCTTGTCAAAGTACATCCCATTCCTGTCAGCTTTCGAGCGCATAGCAGAAGGGATGTTGAAAGCGTTAACCGCTCTGTGGAGCGCTCCTTTGGATTCTTCGGAAGACTATCAGGTTGTGCGACTCAACGCATTTTTTCGTATACGGCAACTCGCACTAACTCAACCATTTCCGTTCGTTGAAACTTGTCTGAAAAAGATTTACTTGGCGTATGCGCGTCGCGCGAAACTCGGAGTCTCCTCTTCGGCTACGACTGCAATGCCCACATTGACTTTCATGGGCAACTGCCTTGTTGAGCTTTACAGCCTGGACTATCATTCGTCGTATCAGCACGCGTTTGTTTACATTCGGCAGTTGGCGTTGCTTCTTCGTGCCGCaatgcaaaagaaaacaaaagaatCGTTTCAACAAGTCTTTTGTTGGCAGTACGTACACTGCTTGAAACTTTGGGTCGCCGTATTATCGCAGGCCGCACCCACTGATGACGGCGCCATGATGCGTTCGCTCATCTTTCCGTTGACCGAAATTATCCAGGGCACTTGTCGTCTCGTTCCTGCACCAGTTCGCCACGTACCAATGCGATTCCACTGCATTCGACTGTTACAGCAGCTTGCGGCGGCTTCCGAATCCTTCATTCCAACAACGTCGTTTTTGCTCGAATGCTTGGACTGGAAAGAATGGTATTTATCGCCGAAGAAAGTAAAAGGTGGAGGAGGTGCGACGCGGGGTCTGCAAATGCAGTATCTGCTGAAACTTGGCAAAGACGATGCTTTACGGACGCAGGAACAGTTGGAGCCAGCTATTAGTGAATGGTTTGTTTTGATGCAACGCGAAATTGAGCTATACCGCTACTCAGCGGGTTTCCCCGAGTTTAGTATTCGCATCGTACAGCGCCTCAAGCTATTTTGTAAAGAAACACGCAACGCTCGTTGGCGTACGTATGCTCGGGGCTGTATCGACACATGTGATCGCTATCGAGTGGAAGCTGTGGCTGGAAGAGCCAAGCTGCAAGAAGCTCCAAAAGATGTGAACCGCCTCGAGTGCTTGCGCCCTCATGGAGTCCCAGCTATGGGAAACCGTCTCCAGGCGGATATAGACAAGGAGGCCAAGGCCCTACAAGCAAGCCAATCTGCTGTACCTTCCGTTAAAAATTGCAATAAACGCAAGAGCGATGACGGGCCTGAACAAGACGCGGCGGGAAACGAAGAAGACAAAACAGAGAGCAAGTCAACTAAGCGAagacgaaagaagaaggaaGCGGCGGCTAAGAAGAACCAAAACCAGGAATATGAGATTGTTGGCGAGGAAGTTCTCGAGCAAAAGGATCAAGTGAAGGAGGGGATCGACTGGtctgacgacgaagattaGATCGATTGCATATCAAAAGAAAGCTTTCTTATTACTCGTTACCGTTTAGCAAAACGTAGCCTGTTTAGGAGGCTGCAAAGCGCAAGAATTACACACTTGCAAAATACCTTATCTTTATAATTGTATTTATCGAGCGGTCCCCCCGTGTTCTGCGGTAATGGCCCTTACAGCATCCGCAGTCGTTTGCTGCAAGTTGGATTGCATTTTCTGAATTTTCAGGGCGAGCTCGTTGCCCTCCTTTTCCGTGGCTTGTATCTTGCCTTCGAGTCCTTTTTTTTCACTGGCGATAAACTCTAGACGTTTCCGTACCGTTTCCTGGGCTTCTTCCAGATTCTGCTTGATCAAAACGGGTCCCACTTGTTTGTACACGGCTGAGTCGCTCTGCTGCAGATTAAGCTCTTGTAGAACCATTTCGTTTTCCGTTTCCTGACCCACGACAATCTGCAGATCGGATGCAAGTCTGCCCATTTTTTCCTGTAAGCCACGAAATTTGTTGATTTCAGTGTCCACCGCAGACGCCAAAACGTTGCCTGGATTGTTCGGATCGGCAGCACTAGCTGTTGCCATTGTGGAGAAGTGTCGATTTGAGGGAGTCTacgcttacagttagttgcACTCGATCGATGAACTTGGAACAATGTAGCGCAGTGCGAAG
Encoded here:
- a CDS encoding predicted protein — encoded protein: MATASAADPNNPGNVLASAVDTEINKFRGLQEKMGRLASDLQIVVGQETENEMVLQELNLQQSDSAVYKQVGPVLIKQNLEEAQETVRKRLEFIASEKKGLEGKIQATEKEGNELALKIQKMQSNLQQTTADAVRAITAEHGGTAR
- a CDS encoding predicted protein, which codes for MDERTSDSSLESRRKDDRRSSKKHKYRNENRHKKKSHRQESHISSDDYRPKERKRHKKESKRGCRKEKKRRDGERSIGDSDPLRRNAQLADALFNVLELHPLMATDLPIMLVRLGGGASFDLTSMTDRSAATSLENLFEHLEAFGMHRDSFGAWIWKDSIVKFEKVEERREDKAIVKHQKSSSRQSKIDKVLTSKAESILGTSKDKGLQNDLIVLCKMIMNGENVALDGLPDKNLKESLESLLQQCGLEKAEIEDSDSEENEISEPIYGYGLPEDGTEEALRQLNLIVYACTSFAARAMNDRRPLKGPLLNPTDYEKLDQMGKNKEGEQDSSDDEGPAPLGAQSKESAYSTEAILAEAKLRDVEMQQVKGIAVVRETDPSIREEWMLVPGKFDFLSSIKSGQALKSRTFRGENIQAEMDSIMQAHSDARGPSLVEQHRQRKAEVAADADDNKSWKWNRDNDLDSGRRVDKNALNMVLGGAAGFLEDNYQSALSFKHSSLSFTSPRFAEFFLQVLKVFGQHLFDFVIASLTITSHELFQ
- a CDS encoding predicted protein encodes the protein MKTALDKGTVTKKGKLRKRKKQTVPSNLSSNSKRPAETTENLTSHPDDFTSRENLGDLDLDDFFATVAESIEKEEEENSVSSVEGEADLESDDEQAVGASKKPKQEDSVSDSDRSNSDDEDVDNAEARMKEEMAKMEKADPDFHKFLKENEESLLEFGDAHGENGEDNVDTETLDDEVIENEKEGEHRKGQPAVVLTPVVLKALYQGTFVSHGVTSLKKLVSAYRAACHLADSTSEDDKKAPREDGKDYIIESSKVFDQLMLLCLNRCHEEFRFHLLGEEKAENEEEITIETTRQESDENKPINPSKLSKSGKWDNIRPIILSFFRSTLHVLDEAKEPELVTVIVKALSKYIPFLSAFERIAEGMLKALTALWSAPLDSSEDYQVVRLNAFFRIRQLALTQPFPFVETCLKKIYLAYARRAKLGVSSSATTAMPTLTFMGNCLVELYSLDYHSSYQHAFVYIRQLALLLRAAMQKKTKESFQQVFCWQYVHCLKLWVAVLSQAAPTDDGAMMRSLIFPLTEIIQGTCRLVPAPVRHVPMRFHCIRLLQQLAAASESFIPTTSFLLECLDWKEWYLSPKKVKGGGGATRGLQMQYLLKLGKDDALRTQEQLEPAISEWFVLMQREIELYRYSAGFPEFSIRIVQRLKLFCKETRNARWRTYARGCIDTCDRYRVEAVAGRAKLQEAPKDVNRLECLRPHGVPAMGNRLQADIDKEAKALQASQSAVPSVKNCNKRKSDDGPEQDAAGNEEDKTESKSTKRRRKKKEAAAKKNQNQEYEIVGEEVLEQKDQVKEGIDWSDDED
- a CDS encoding predicted protein, whose amino-acid sequence is MGYIDGDTFLTTESFDVCLRATAAWIRAVDLVAASSGSASMALTRPPGHHATKSVSNGFCIFNFGAAAALHVLQDPNKRVSVIDWDVHYGQGVADILENCPRARYVSIHQSPAFPYMGEKLTVEGKHENVYTIPMPPETSWTCGYEQLFEKAIHFACEPGKWEPDVVIVCAGYDALDSDDLASACLTAADFGKMTSRLYEHLANTRPDRMPSIVIGLEGGYQL